The Acidobacteriota bacterium region AACCCCACCTGGTCAAAGTACTTGTCCCCCTTGAAGTCAAAGACATTGTTACCGAAAACAACGAACGGAATCTGCATCTTCTCGATTCGCGTCAGGAAGTTGGGGTAGTTTGTCCCGGAAAGAATTATGCCGTCAAACAGGCCACGTTCTTCCAAAATGGGCGGCAGGGTGATGTAGTGGGGGGATGTCGTGGGCTCATAATGGACGGCCGTAAAAAGAACGTGCTGCTTGAGTTCCCGGGCATAGTCTTCCACGCCCTGTAGAATACGAGCATGAAAAGAGTTGGGAAATTCCCTGTTACTGAGCACAAAGCAGACAATTTCAGACCGCTTCCGGTGGATCCGGCGCGCCTGAGCGTTAGGTCTGAAGCCAAGATGGCGGATTGCCAGCGCAACGCGTTCATGGGTAGCATGGCTAACCTGGGCGCCTCCGTTCAAGACCCGAGAAACAGTCCCAATTCCCACCCCTGCATGGCGGGCAACGTCCCGGATAGTTGCTGCGGTGCGTGGTTGATTCACCTCTTGCCGCCCTTCTCTTGAAAAACCTGGCCGACCGAGATATTACACCACCTGGTCCCAAGCCTCAGAGATGTACTCGCCGCCCGAAAGGATGTCACCCATAGAATTTTTCCCATAGAAAGATTTTAGACGTGAGGAAAACATTTTGGTTACAGTTCCAAAACAATTCGCTTGACAAGCAATCAGGACCACTGGTATACCTCCACTGATTTACTTGCTTCGCGTCGGTTTATTGGGCGCTTTTCTTTACACTTTTCACTGGAAAACTGAGCAGACGTGGATGGGTCACGGCGTCTTCAGGGGTGAGCTTTGTGTGCCTCCTGGGATTCCTAACCCTTTCCGATTCGCTAACCCAAATTATAGCAGAACAAATGGTTAGCTAAGGAGGGAGCACAGTCATGAGTGGTAACGGTTCCAACTATGATCGACGGGTATTCACTCTCTTACGGAGCTTCATTCTGGCCGCCTTTGTCCTTTCGATTTTCCTGGCTGTTCCAGGAACAGCGATGGCCCAGGTTCTTTACGGCACCCTCGTTGGCAACGTTGTAGACCCCACCGGCGCGGTCGTTCCAGGAGCGTCCGTCGCGGTTACCCAGACAGAAACCGCCCTCACCCGCCAGGTACGGACGGATTCCCGCGGCGGGTACACGATTTCGACCCTTTCAGCAGGCACTTACACGGTCAAAATCGAGGCTAAGGGATTCAAGACGTTTTCAAAGTCTGACGTGAATGTAGCTATCAACACGGTCAGCCGTGTGGACGCAACCCTTGAGGTTGGGGCGGTAAGCCAGACCGTGGAGGTCAGCGCCAGCGCTGCAATGCTGCAGACCGACCGTGCCGACGTCCATCATGATCTCAGCGCCATGCAGATCCAGAACATTCCTTTGGCGCCGGGCAATAATTTCGAACACCTTTTCCAGTCGCTTCCAGGGGTCACCCCGCCTGCAAGCTCGCACTCCGTTGCGACCAACCCCACGCGTTCCCTGGCATTCAACACGAACGGTGGGAGCGACTTTGGCAATACAATCATGGTGGACGGCGTTACGCAGTGGAATATCTGGGTGCCGGAAGATTCCTCATATATCCCTTCTTCCGACGCCATTGAGACCGTCAATGTCAGTACCAACAACTACAATATTGACCAGGGGTTTGCCGGGGGCGCTGCTGCCAACGTGCAAATCAGGAGTGGCACCAACCAGTTCCACGGCGATGCATACGAATATAATTACACAAGTGCTCTGGAGGCCCTGCCTTTCTTCGCGCCCCAACTCAAGCAAACAAGCGTTCCCAAGGACGTTTTTAACCAATTTGGCGCAAGCTTTGGCGGACCCATCAGGAAAAACAAGCTCTTCTTCTTCTCCAACGTTGAATTCACGCGAGACTACCAGTATGCGACGAGCGTGAACACTATTCCGGATGCGGCAATGCGGGCAGGTGACGAGCGAGGGTTGGCCGGGGCTGCCGCCGGCCTTACCAAGACCAACCCGGATGTTATTTACGACCCCACAACGGGAGTTTCAAGCGGCAAAAACCGGACGCAGATCTTTGCCACCAACAATTCGGGCGACCCCGGCACTTACAATTCCCTTTGCAACGCAGGTGATCCAGGCAGCGTACTATTAGGCAGCGGCTTCACGCAATGCCCGAACGTCATTCCGACCAGCCGCATCAGCTCCACTGCAACCGCACTGTTCAACATGTTGCCACAGCCGAATGAGTCAAGTTCCAGCAGCAGTACGGTTTCGAACAACTATTTGGGCGCCGCAGACGTCCACTTTAACCGCGTCACGACTGACGACAAGATCAACTGGAACGCTACCGACAAGTTCACCATGTATGGCCACATCGGCTACCTCAACTTCGGGACGCTCAATCCGCCGATTTTCGGCTACCCACTGGGGGGACCCCAGGCAAGCGGCTTCATCGGCAACGAGGGCCAGGCGGACGGACATACCATTACTTTCAGCGTGACCGGCAACTACGTGGCGACGCCTAATTTTGTGATTGACACCAGCTTTGGCATGACGCGCCAGGTTATCAATTCCCAGCAACTTGACCTGGCCAAGGATGAGGGCCAGGCTCTGGGCATTCCCGGCACGAACGGCTCACGACCGTTCGAGGGCAGCATGCCGGAATTCAGCATCAGCGGCTTTGCAGTCCTCGGTACGCAGCACAACTTTATGCCTTACTTCCGCAATGACCCCCAGTTCTCCTGGACCGGCAACGCCAATTGGATCCACGGCAGCCATTCCGTTCGTTTTGGCGGCGCTATTGGTATCCAGCACTTAAACCAGCAACAGCCTGAATGGAACGCCGGCGGCACCACGTGGCCCGCCGCGGGCGGGTTCGGTTTCGGGACCGGGACGACCCAATGCGGCAATTGTAGCAAGTCAGGGAAGACGAGCGCCGCAAACAACTATAACGACATCGGGAGCTTCCTCCTCGGCCTCGATAACGCCTGGGGCAGGAACATCCAGATTCCCGACTTCTTCCATACGGTCACTCACATGTTCGCACTTTATGTTGGCGACACTTATCAAGTGACACATAAGCTGACGGCGACCTATGGGGTCCGGTGGGAATACTATCCTTTCCCGACTCGCGCCGGAACTCCAGCCGGCGTGGAGTATTATGATTTTAAGTCAGGGCTGATGTTAAACTGCGGCGAAGGTGGCAACCCGATTGATTGCGGGACCTCGGTGGGCGGCAAGTATTTCTCTCCGCGCATCGGTCTGGCGTACCGGGCCACGAACTCCACAGTCGTTCGCG contains the following coding sequences:
- a CDS encoding TonB-dependent receptor, which produces MSGNGSNYDRRVFTLLRSFILAAFVLSIFLAVPGTAMAQVLYGTLVGNVVDPTGAVVPGASVAVTQTETALTRQVRTDSRGGYTISTLSAGTYTVKIEAKGFKTFSKSDVNVAINTVSRVDATLEVGAVSQTVEVSASAAMLQTDRADVHHDLSAMQIQNIPLAPGNNFEHLFQSLPGVTPPASSHSVATNPTRSLAFNTNGGSDFGNTIMVDGVTQWNIWVPEDSSYIPSSDAIETVNVSTNNYNIDQGFAGGAAANVQIRSGTNQFHGDAYEYNYTSALEALPFFAPQLKQTSVPKDVFNQFGASFGGPIRKNKLFFFSNVEFTRDYQYATSVNTIPDAAMRAGDERGLAGAAAGLTKTNPDVIYDPTTGVSSGKNRTQIFATNNSGDPGTYNSLCNAGDPGSVLLGSGFTQCPNVIPTSRISSTATALFNMLPQPNESSSSSSTVSNNYLGAADVHFNRVTTDDKINWNATDKFTMYGHIGYLNFGTLNPPIFGYPLGGPQASGFIGNEGQADGHTITFSVTGNYVATPNFVIDTSFGMTRQVINSQQLDLAKDEGQALGIPGTNGSRPFEGSMPEFSISGFAVLGTQHNFMPYFRNDPQFSWTGNANWIHGSHSVRFGGAIGIQHLNQQQPEWNAGGTTWPAAGGFGFGTGTTQCGNCSKSGKTSAANNYNDIGSFLLGLDNAWGRNIQIPDFFHTVTHMFALYVGDTYQVTHKLTATYGVRWEYYPFPTRAGTPAGVEYYDFKSGLMLNCGEGGNPIDCGTSVGGKYFSPRIGLAYRATNSTVVRAGYGMSYEPFNIMDNLRTNYPILIPLNEGTPNSLTAAGAFDASSLQNTPAGECTAFASFCFGPGGTLPVGILAPPLPSLTAASNPIPGNVNLVTATDHVKRGYIQSWNFVVERQLPGGWLATAGYVGTRIVNQLGVENLNVQSPIAPAGCTPGVNCGGVASEVYNFNGSNKALCPSAASTDLGCRTGGTSIVTPIASGHYDSLQATMRHHWASGFDVSVAYTWSKTIGESGGAGGTVGFDEKSQLYIPAPAFYDLNFGLAPSDRPQNFEATFIADSPFGASHRFAKTGVAGKLLGGWQFSGLITSVSGTPFQMTADGTSLNASGNAQRPDRLCSSIGNPKNVGAGEQWFDPTCFSGIDSQRFGTSAFYVLHGPHLFNMDAGLTRKFRLTERLGLEFRAQALNFTNTPHFANPNASCGTIPTGATGGCNGSTFGEITSGQGTVNFAREGIDPRQLEFSARITF